One Streptosporangium sp. NBC_01495 DNA window includes the following coding sequences:
- a CDS encoding coenzyme F420-0:L-glutamate ligase, translated as MSSRLRRGREEPADVRLEIFAVPGMPEVREGDDVGELIATALPDLRDGDILVVTSKISSKAEGRVLHGVTRAEAVDAETRRVVARRGETVIAETAHGFVMAAAGVDASNTRPGTVVLLPADPDASASAVRARIRELLGVSVGVVVSDTFGRPWRNGQTDLAVGLAGVTPALDYRGMSDDHGNALEVTLTAVADEFAAAGDLVKGKVAQTPVAVIRGLAEYTTEEDGPGVGELLRPSADDMFRYGSRDVVFARRTVREFSADPVDGARVRRAVDAAIAAPAPHHTTPWRFVLLESAGTREKLLDAMRDAWIADLRGDGFSEESIAKRVRRGDVLRAAPYLAVPCLVMDGSHTYRDDRRDAAEREMFVVATGAGVQNFLVQLAVEGLGSAWVSSTMFCRDVVREVLDLPADWDPMGAVAIGHPAAPPRDRAPRRAADFIVVR; from the coding sequence ATGAGCAGCAGGCTCAGGCGCGGGCGGGAGGAGCCCGCCGACGTGAGGCTGGAGATCTTCGCCGTCCCCGGCATGCCCGAGGTGCGCGAGGGCGACGACGTCGGGGAGCTGATCGCCACGGCCCTGCCCGACCTGCGCGACGGCGACATCCTCGTGGTCACCTCGAAGATCTCCAGCAAGGCCGAGGGCCGGGTGCTGCACGGCGTGACCCGCGCCGAGGCCGTCGACGCGGAGACGAGGCGGGTGGTCGCCCGCAGGGGTGAGACCGTGATCGCCGAGACGGCGCACGGGTTCGTCATGGCCGCCGCCGGGGTCGACGCCTCCAACACCCGCCCCGGCACGGTCGTCCTGCTGCCCGCCGACCCGGACGCCTCCGCATCGGCCGTCAGGGCCAGGATCAGGGAACTGCTCGGCGTCTCGGTCGGCGTGGTCGTCTCCGACACCTTCGGCCGCCCGTGGCGCAACGGCCAGACCGACCTCGCCGTCGGCCTCGCGGGGGTGACCCCCGCGCTCGACTACCGGGGCATGTCCGACGACCACGGCAACGCGCTGGAGGTCACCCTGACCGCCGTCGCCGACGAGTTCGCGGCGGCCGGGGACCTGGTCAAGGGGAAGGTCGCGCAGACCCCGGTGGCGGTGATCAGGGGCCTGGCGGAGTACACCACCGAGGAGGACGGGCCAGGAGTCGGCGAGCTGCTCCGCCCGTCCGCCGACGACATGTTCCGGTACGGTTCGCGCGACGTGGTCTTCGCCCGCAGGACCGTCCGCGAGTTCTCCGCGGACCCGGTGGACGGCGCCAGGGTCCGCAGGGCGGTCGACGCCGCGATCGCCGCGCCCGCCCCGCACCACACGACCCCGTGGCGGTTCGTCCTGCTGGAGTCCGCCGGGACCCGCGAGAAGCTGCTCGACGCCATGCGGGACGCCTGGATCGCCGACCTGCGCGGGGACGGCTTTTCCGAGGAGTCGATCGCCAAACGGGTCAGGCGGGGCGACGTGCTGCGTGCGGCCCCGTACCTGGCGGTGCCCTGCCTGGTGATGGACGGCTCGCACACCTACCGCGACGACCGGCGCGACGCGGCCGAGCGGGAGATGTTCGTGGTCGCGACCGGCGCGGGGGTGCAGAACTTCCTGGTCCAGCTCGCGGTGGAGGGCCTGGGCTCCGCCTGGGTGTCGTCCACCATGTTCTGCCGCGACGTGGTCCGCGAGGTCCTCGACCTGCCGGCGGACTGGGACCCGATGGGCGCCGTCGCCATCGGCCACCCCGCCGCCCCGCCCAGGGATCGTGCTCCCCGGCGGGCGGCGGACTTCATCGTCGTCCGCTGA
- a CDS encoding DUF5719 family protein, producing MKSLIENRFSLLVLVLVALLALYGVAYATQPQAVATPAPGFEKVPVASVTAVCPAPGDTSVGVVAPPGSREPGSATLVTGDKTLATVDVPGRLWHDGVPASSPPLVVAATGSMAAGLEVAQTRREKSGEQWGLAGTRCTEPVASTWLIGPGPAAADVTLYLTNADPAPAIAEIMVYTGEGPVFDDTGGVFTLKPGQSRSIKVLDLAPSALALAIQVRTSSGRVTAAARAIMNDGRGVDWLPVSAAPATRVVVPGIPGGGGKRELLVASAEEFDTLVEIKALTPDGTYALQGRELVEVPGGSVATLDLSTGIGGEPSALVLTSDTPIVAGLVATGTGSKTDVAFTAGAAPIDLGSVVADNRAGGKVSSRLLLTAPDAAGTVSVQVVSRDGEPREPFQVEISAARTKQITLKKVDGPFAVVVQPLPGSGPVYGGRVMDERLKGGLALTVQPLAPARMWALVPPIAESAATVLP from the coding sequence GTGAAATCCCTGATCGAGAACCGGTTCAGCCTGCTGGTGCTGGTCCTGGTGGCCCTGCTCGCCCTGTACGGGGTGGCCTACGCCACTCAGCCGCAGGCCGTCGCCACCCCCGCGCCGGGGTTCGAAAAGGTGCCGGTCGCCTCGGTGACGGCCGTCTGCCCGGCGCCCGGCGACACCTCCGTCGGAGTGGTCGCCCCGCCCGGCAGCCGGGAGCCGGGCTCCGCGACGCTCGTCACCGGAGACAAGACCCTCGCCACCGTCGACGTCCCCGGCCGTCTCTGGCACGACGGGGTACCGGCCTCGTCGCCGCCCCTCGTCGTCGCGGCCACCGGGAGCATGGCCGCCGGCCTGGAGGTGGCGCAGACCCGCAGGGAGAAGTCGGGCGAGCAGTGGGGGCTGGCCGGGACGCGCTGCACCGAGCCGGTGGCGAGCACCTGGCTGATCGGGCCGGGACCGGCCGCGGCGGACGTCACGCTGTACCTGACCAACGCCGATCCCGCCCCGGCCATCGCGGAGATCATGGTCTACACGGGCGAGGGCCCGGTGTTCGACGACACCGGCGGCGTGTTCACCCTCAAGCCGGGCCAGAGCCGCTCGATCAAGGTCCTGGATCTCGCGCCCTCGGCGCTCGCCTTGGCGATCCAGGTCCGTACCAGCTCGGGGCGGGTCACCGCCGCGGCACGGGCGATCATGAACGATGGGCGCGGCGTGGACTGGCTGCCGGTCTCCGCCGCCCCCGCCACCCGCGTCGTCGTGCCGGGCATCCCCGGCGGCGGCGGGAAGCGCGAGCTGCTCGTCGCCTCCGCCGAGGAGTTCGACACGCTGGTGGAGATCAAGGCGCTCACCCCCGACGGGACGTACGCGCTCCAGGGCCGCGAGCTCGTCGAGGTGCCCGGGGGGTCCGTCGCCACCCTCGACCTGTCCACCGGGATCGGCGGCGAGCCGTCCGCGCTGGTGCTCACCTCGGACACCCCGATCGTCGCCGGGCTCGTCGCCACCGGCACCGGTTCGAAGACCGACGTGGCCTTCACCGCGGGGGCGGCCCCCATCGACCTGGGCAGCGTCGTCGCCGACAACCGTGCGGGCGGCAAGGTGAGTTCCCGGCTGCTGCTGACCGCGCCGGACGCGGCGGGCACGGTGAGCGTGCAGGTGGTTTCGCGCGATGGCGAGCCGCGCGAGCCGTTCCAGGTGGAGATCTCCGCCGCCCGGACCAAGCAGATCACGCTCAAGAAGGTGGACGGGCCCTTCGCGGTGGTCGTACAGCCGCTGCCCGGTTCGGGGCCGGTCTACGGCGGGCGCGTCATGGACGAGCGGCTCAAGGGCGGGCTGGCGCTGACCGTGCAGCCGCTGGCCCCCGCTCGAATGTGGGCACTGGTCCCGCCGATCGCCGAGTCCGCCGCGACCGTTCTGCCCTGA
- a CDS encoding WhiB family transcriptional regulator produces MADLVIAQESIAEEQLGWQERALCAQTDPEAFFPEKGGSTREAKKVCRSCEVRAECLEYALEHDERFGIWGGLSERERRRIKREAV; encoded by the coding sequence GTGGCCGACCTGGTCATCGCACAGGAGAGCATCGCTGAAGAGCAGCTTGGCTGGCAGGAGCGCGCCTTGTGCGCGCAGACCGACCCGGAGGCGTTCTTCCCGGAGAAGGGAGGGTCCACCCGCGAGGCCAAGAAGGTTTGCCGCTCCTGCGAGGTGCGTGCCGAGTGTCTCGAGTACGCGCTCGAGCATGACGAGCGGTTTGGAATCTGGGGTGGGTTGTCGGAGCGTGAACGCCGCCGGATCAAGCGTGAGGCGGTCTGA
- the cofD gene encoding 2-phospho-L-lactate transferase, with protein sequence MRIVSLAGGIGGARFLRGLLTTAPDSEITVIGNTGDDISLYGLRVCPDLDTVMYTLGGGIDEEQGWGRRQESHVVKEELAAYGVEPQWFGLGDRDFATHIVRTQMLDAGYPLSAVTEALCARWQPGVRLIPMSDDRTETHVVVSDERGRRAIHFQEWWVRLRASVPAEQIILVGADEASPAPGVLEAIAAADAVILPPSNPVVSIGTILQIKGIREALEGKTVVGVSPIVGGAPVRGMADACLAAIGVETTAQAVLELYGSPLVDGWLVAEEDAGVALDGVDVEARPLIMHDVESAAAIARAALDLAARLASRNTEPPSPYEESPTPSAREARETREAREAREEGAR encoded by the coding sequence ATGCGCATCGTGTCCCTCGCCGGCGGAATCGGCGGTGCCCGTTTCCTGCGGGGCCTCCTCACCACCGCCCCCGATTCCGAGATCACCGTCATCGGCAACACCGGTGACGACATCAGCCTCTACGGCCTGCGGGTCTGCCCCGACCTCGACACCGTGATGTACACGCTGGGCGGCGGCATCGACGAGGAGCAGGGCTGGGGGCGGCGGCAGGAGTCGCACGTCGTCAAGGAGGAACTGGCCGCCTACGGCGTCGAGCCGCAGTGGTTCGGCCTCGGCGACCGCGACTTCGCCACCCACATCGTGCGCACCCAGATGCTCGACGCCGGATACCCCCTGTCCGCGGTCACCGAGGCGCTGTGCGCGCGCTGGCAGCCGGGCGTACGCCTCATCCCGATGAGCGACGACAGGACCGAGACCCACGTGGTCGTCTCCGACGAGCGGGGCCGCCGCGCCATCCACTTCCAGGAGTGGTGGGTGCGGCTGCGCGCCTCGGTCCCGGCCGAGCAGATCATCCTGGTCGGCGCGGACGAGGCCTCCCCCGCCCCCGGCGTGCTGGAGGCCATCGCCGCCGCCGACGCGGTCATCCTCCCGCCGTCCAACCCTGTCGTCAGCATCGGCACGATCCTGCAGATCAAGGGCATCCGCGAGGCCCTGGAGGGCAAGACCGTCGTCGGCGTCTCCCCCATCGTCGGCGGCGCCCCCGTCCGGGGCATGGCCGACGCCTGCCTGGCCGCGATCGGCGTGGAGACCACCGCGCAGGCGGTCCTCGAACTGTACGGATCGCCGCTGGTGGACGGCTGGCTGGTCGCGGAGGAGGACGCCGGGGTCGCCCTCGACGGCGTCGACGTCGAGGCCCGCCCGCTGATCATGCACGACGTCGAGTCCGCCGCCGCCATCGCCCGCGCCGCCCTGGACCTGGCCGCGCGGCTCGCGAGCCGGAACACCGAACCCCCGTCGCCGTACGAGGAGTCCCCCACCCCGTCGGCCCGCGAGGCCCGTGAAACCCGCGAGGCCCGTGAAGCCCGTGAGGAGGGCGCGCGATGA
- a CDS encoding substrate-binding and VWA domain-containing protein, with product MAAGIERRRRQARVRLTLAAVAIAVALAGSAALVSGRVGSSCSARDPVLVDVAAAVDIAPVVMAAAGRFNRSGAGADGRCVLVQVTEQPPATVLRTLLGGTAGVLGRRPDGWVSDSSAWIRLARKQGAANLAGTETVMATSPLVFATRKSLARRFAMGSTDMNWRMVFPATTRGRIRPTENEPDVVRVPDPSLAGAGIATVAAARDVVGSGPEADRALTAFVRWAQAGSAPDYRSMLATVDDRSFWQRPVVIVPESAVWAHNRLPSDDPVVALHPREGTINLDYPYVVTASDEAKASGSRAFAAWLRSPETREEARGAGFRSADGSLGPYSPGPEIPTEAPRTRPAILPGKIDEALEAWSRLAPPTNILVMTDTGRHMAEPIRGQKGKTRLTVALEAARLGLQLFPDSTHMGLWDFSSARGRDQRERVRVGPVVEPDGGQVVRRGRLEELTRTLRAAPKEPSALYDSILAGFREMTKVYDEDMNNTLVVITAGKDDGRGVSGAELVRALRDEWDPETPIQVVVLAFGTDLDRAALTQVTAVTNGSLHVAQRPEEIIDVFLSALARRLCHPTCSKAP from the coding sequence GTGGCAGCCGGCATCGAGCGGCGCCGGCGTCAGGCGCGCGTGCGCCTGACGCTGGCGGCGGTCGCGATCGCGGTCGCCCTGGCGGGGAGCGCCGCCCTGGTGTCCGGCCGGGTGGGGAGCTCGTGCTCGGCCCGCGACCCGGTGCTGGTCGACGTCGCCGCCGCCGTCGACATCGCCCCGGTCGTCATGGCGGCGGCGGGGCGGTTCAACCGGAGCGGTGCCGGTGCCGACGGCCGGTGCGTGCTGGTGCAGGTGACCGAGCAGCCGCCCGCCACCGTGCTCAGGACCCTGCTCGGCGGTACCGCGGGGGTGCTCGGCCGGCGCCCCGACGGCTGGGTCTCCGACTCCTCGGCCTGGATCCGCCTCGCCCGCAAGCAGGGGGCCGCGAACCTGGCCGGGACCGAGACCGTCATGGCGACCTCGCCCCTGGTCTTCGCCACCCGCAAGTCCCTCGCCCGGCGTTTCGCCATGGGCAGCACCGACATGAACTGGCGGATGGTCTTCCCCGCGACCACCCGCGGCCGGATCCGGCCGACCGAGAACGAGCCCGACGTGGTCCGCGTCCCCGACCCGTCGCTCGCGGGGGCCGGGATCGCCACCGTGGCCGCGGCCAGGGACGTGGTTGGCAGCGGTCCCGAGGCGGACCGGGCGCTCACCGCGTTCGTCCGCTGGGCGCAGGCGGGGTCGGCGCCCGACTACCGGAGCATGCTCGCCACCGTCGACGACCGCTCCTTCTGGCAGCGGCCGGTGGTGATCGTCCCGGAATCGGCGGTGTGGGCGCACAACCGCCTGCCGTCCGACGACCCGGTGGTCGCCCTCCACCCCCGCGAGGGGACGATCAACCTCGACTACCCGTACGTGGTCACCGCGTCCGACGAGGCGAAGGCGAGCGGGTCGCGGGCCTTCGCCGCCTGGCTGCGCTCCCCGGAGACCCGGGAGGAGGCCCGCGGGGCGGGCTTCCGCTCGGCCGACGGCTCCCTGGGCCCGTACTCGCCGGGCCCCGAGATCCCCACCGAGGCGCCGCGCACCCGTCCGGCCATCCTGCCCGGCAAGATCGACGAGGCGCTGGAGGCGTGGAGCAGGCTCGCGCCGCCGACCAACATCCTGGTCATGACCGACACCGGCAGGCACATGGCCGAGCCGATCAGGGGGCAGAAGGGGAAGACCAGGCTGACCGTCGCCCTGGAGGCCGCCAGGCTCGGCCTGCAGCTCTTCCCCGACTCCACCCACATGGGCCTCTGGGACTTCTCCTCGGCCAGGGGCAGGGACCAGCGCGAGCGGGTGCGCGTCGGCCCGGTCGTCGAGCCCGACGGCGGGCAGGTCGTCCGGCGTGGCCGCCTGGAGGAGCTGACCCGGACCCTGCGCGCCGCTCCCAAGGAGCCCAGCGCCCTGTACGACTCGATCCTCGCCGGGTTCCGGGAGATGACCAAGGTCTACGACGAGGACATGAACAACACCCTGGTCGTCATCACGGCGGGCAAGGACGACGGCAGGGGCGTCTCGGGCGCCGAGCTGGTGCGGGCGCTGCGCGACGAGTGGGACCCCGAGACGCCGATCCAGGTCGTCGTCCTCGCCTTCGGCACCGACCTTGACCGCGCGGCCCTCACCCAGGTCACCGCCGTCACCAACGGCTCCCTGCACGTCGCCCAGCGCCCGGAAGAGATCATCGACGTCTTCCTGTCGGCCCTCGCCAGGCGGCTGTGCCACCCCACCTGCTCCAAGGCCCCGTAA
- a CDS encoding glycosyltransferase family 2 protein has product MSITDPPHPQRPHHTVTAIVVSHDGSRWLRETLEALLRQTRPVDRVVGVDNGSRDGSAALLTEALGSRAVLTLPRSTGFGEAVTEVLDRLGPGGGREWIWLLHDDCAPDVHALRILLEAADEDPRTAVLGPKLRDWLDRRLLLEVGVTVDRTGRRDTGLEAREFDQGQYDGTRDVLSVSTAGMLIRRDVWDEIGGLDPALPLFRDDLDLCWRVRTAGYRVQNVTRAIAWHAEAATRRRRRITASGDHPRRLDRRNALFVVMANLPLRPLLWALVRNAVGSLFRTVLFLVAKQPANALDEFLAFGSVFGHPIRMIKARRARAKGRRQGYAAVSRLLTPPGAGYRRLVDRAQNYLAGGGFVESAGRHHALAAEPHAQEDGEELLTDAGVMQQVFGNPGVLLFLALALVTLVAERAVTGGARLGGGALVPVIGGASDLWDLYRASYHQVGLGTDAWAPPYVAVLAVLSTVLFGKTWLAVSLLLLGCVPLAGVSAYVATRSMVPGRWTRVWLASSYALLPVATGAVAAGRLGTAVVFVLLPVYAALATTVLAGERRRARRAAWGLGLLLAVGTAFAPLVYPLTAILGALAALAFPRRGVAVSMLVAFAVPVALLFPWLAQVVADPGQLLLEAGLHQPALVDPALPAGSLLLLSPGGPGMPPLWVTGGLLAACLLALLMRRNRMVIAVGWGVALFGVLVAILVSRTTVTSINGDVEAPAWPGVPLAFAATGMLVVAALTADRVVEFRAAGGLRRLAAFGVVLVAFSTPLLAAGMWIVKGVDGPLRGTVRDVVPALAADNSAGGERTLLLRASPGGLLFTVLRGRTPVVGEADIPVPDGPRELVRVAAAGLVSGRGGDDARVLAAHGVRFVVVTAPVDPEISHALDSQPSLARMSLSRAVGVWRLTQPIALPATPPGDPWHGRWLWAQAVLVLIVSVLAAPGSRTESDESAVPQDLPETRRELAAR; this is encoded by the coding sequence ATGTCCATCACCGACCCCCCGCACCCCCAGCGCCCCCACCACACCGTCACCGCGATCGTCGTCTCCCACGACGGCTCCCGCTGGCTGAGGGAGACCCTGGAAGCCCTGCTCAGGCAGACCCGCCCGGTGGACCGGGTCGTCGGGGTCGACAACGGCAGCAGGGACGGCAGCGCCGCGCTGCTGACCGAGGCCCTCGGCTCCAGGGCGGTGCTCACCCTGCCGCGCTCGACCGGTTTCGGCGAGGCCGTCACCGAGGTCCTCGACCGGCTCGGCCCCGGCGGTGGCCGGGAGTGGATCTGGCTGCTGCACGACGACTGCGCCCCGGACGTCCACGCCCTGCGGATCCTGCTCGAGGCCGCCGACGAGGATCCCAGGACGGCGGTGCTCGGCCCCAAGCTCCGCGACTGGCTCGACCGGAGGCTCCTGCTGGAGGTCGGCGTCACCGTCGACCGCACCGGCCGTAGGGACACCGGCCTGGAGGCCCGCGAGTTCGACCAGGGGCAGTACGACGGGACCAGGGACGTGCTCTCCGTCTCCACCGCGGGCATGCTGATCCGCAGGGACGTCTGGGACGAGATCGGCGGGCTCGATCCCGCCCTGCCGCTGTTCCGTGACGACCTCGACCTGTGCTGGCGCGTCAGGACCGCCGGGTACCGCGTGCAGAACGTCACCCGGGCGATCGCCTGGCACGCCGAGGCCGCCACCCGGCGGCGGCGCCGCATCACCGCCAGCGGGGACCACCCCCGCCGCCTGGACCGCCGCAACGCCCTCTTCGTCGTCATGGCGAACCTGCCCCTGCGCCCGCTGCTGTGGGCGCTGGTGCGCAACGCGGTCGGGTCGCTCTTCCGCACGGTGCTGTTCCTCGTGGCCAAACAGCCCGCCAACGCGCTGGACGAGTTCCTCGCGTTCGGCTCGGTGTTCGGCCATCCCATCCGGATGATCAAGGCCCGGCGGGCGCGGGCCAAGGGCCGCAGGCAGGGGTACGCGGCGGTCAGCCGGCTCCTCACCCCGCCGGGCGCCGGTTACCGGCGGCTCGTCGACAGGGCCCAGAACTACCTGGCAGGGGGCGGGTTCGTGGAGTCCGCCGGACGCCACCACGCGCTGGCCGCCGAGCCGCACGCGCAGGAGGACGGCGAGGAGCTGCTCACCGACGCCGGGGTGATGCAGCAGGTCTTCGGCAACCCCGGCGTCCTGCTCTTCCTGGCGCTCGCCCTGGTCACGCTGGTCGCCGAGCGCGCGGTGACCGGTGGCGCCAGGCTGGGCGGCGGCGCGCTCGTCCCGGTGATCGGCGGAGCCTCCGACCTGTGGGACCTCTACCGCGCGAGCTACCACCAGGTGGGCCTGGGCACCGACGCGTGGGCCCCGCCCTACGTGGCGGTGCTGGCCGTGCTCTCCACGGTGCTCTTCGGCAAGACGTGGCTCGCGGTGTCGCTGCTGCTGCTCGGCTGCGTGCCGCTGGCGGGGGTCTCCGCGTACGTGGCCACCCGGTCGATGGTCCCCGGCCGCTGGACCAGGGTCTGGCTGGCCTCCTCGTACGCCCTCCTGCCGGTCGCCACCGGCGCGGTCGCCGCGGGGCGGCTCGGTACCGCGGTGGTCTTCGTGCTGCTGCCCGTCTACGCGGCGCTCGCCACCACCGTGCTCGCCGGGGAGCGCCGCCGCGCCCGCCGCGCGGCCTGGGGTCTGGGACTCCTCCTCGCCGTCGGCACGGCCTTCGCCCCGCTGGTCTACCCGCTGACCGCGATCCTCGGCGCGCTGGCCGCGCTGGCCTTCCCGCGCCGGGGCGTCGCGGTCTCGATGCTCGTGGCGTTCGCCGTCCCCGTGGCCCTGCTGTTCCCCTGGCTGGCCCAGGTGGTCGCCGACCCCGGGCAGCTCCTGCTGGAGGCCGGGCTGCACCAGCCCGCACTGGTCGACCCCGCGCTGCCCGCCGGGTCGCTGCTGCTGCTCAGCCCCGGCGGTCCCGGCATGCCGCCGCTCTGGGTGACCGGCGGCCTCCTCGCCGCCTGCCTGCTCGCGCTGCTGATGCGCCGCAACCGGATGGTCATCGCGGTCGGCTGGGGCGTCGCGCTCTTCGGCGTGCTGGTGGCGATCCTGGTCAGCAGGACCACCGTCACCTCGATCAACGGCGACGTCGAGGCCCCCGCCTGGCCGGGGGTGCCGCTGGCCTTCGCAGCCACCGGCATGCTCGTGGTGGCCGCGCTCACCGCCGACAGGGTCGTGGAGTTCCGGGCGGCGGGGGGACTGCGCAGGCTCGCCGCGTTCGGCGTCGTGCTGGTCGCGTTCTCCACGCCGTTGCTCGCGGCGGGCATGTGGATCGTCAAGGGTGTGGACGGCCCGCTCCGCGGGACCGTACGCGATGTCGTGCCCGCCCTCGCCGCGGACAACTCCGCGGGCGGCGAGCGGACCCTGCTGCTGCGCGCCTCGCCGGGCGGCCTGCTCTTCACCGTGCTGCGCGGGCGCACCCCGGTGGTCGGCGAGGCCGACATCCCCGTCCCCGACGGTCCCAGGGAGCTGGTCCGCGTCGCCGCGGCCGGGCTGGTGTCCGGCAGGGGCGGTGACGACGCCCGGGTCCTCGCCGCCCACGGCGTTCGGTTCGTCGTGGTCACCGCGCCCGTCGATCCGGAGATCAGCCACGCGCTCGACTCGCAGCCCTCGCTGGCGAGGATGAGCCTGTCGCGCGCGGTCGGCGTCTGGCGGCTGACCCAGCCGATCGCCCTTCCCGCCACCCCGCCCGGTGACCCCTGGCACGGCCGCTGGCTCTGGGCCCAGGCCGTGCTGGTGCTGATCGTCTCGGTCCTGGCCGCGCCGGGCTCGCGCACCGAGTCCGACGAGTCCGCCGTCCCCCAGGACCTGCCCGAAACCCGCAGAGAGCTGGCCGCCCGGTGA